Proteins encoded by one window of Rutidosis leptorrhynchoides isolate AG116_Rl617_1_P2 chromosome 7, CSIRO_AGI_Rlap_v1, whole genome shotgun sequence:
- the LOC139859952 gene encoding uncharacterized protein yields MDRSQTRLECVKTLGLCSVYFGFLTQTWKTGPRGKKCVFIRYSEQSKGYVFLGEHESGSITEFESRDVTFLENEFPKQGDLDKDWSLFETTELPHLSGRNLRSEEEEFVSLEITPQPIENEDNFDPSGSNIANQEHVFEEYQPVATEHNSDPSGSNLVNQESVSLDNQPRRSSHQSKPPLRYEIEDGYTFMVQLEEDEPRNINEALTCPAKDEWFKAMEEEMESMRSNNVWELVDLPKGRKAIGSKWILKIKHKADGSIERYKARLVAKGYN; encoded by the coding sequence atggacaGGTCGCAAACCCGACTTGAATGTGTTAAGACCTTGGGGTTGTGCAGCGTATACTTTGGATTCCTCACACAAACATGGAAAACAGGTCCAAGAGGAAAGAAATGTGTTTTCATTAGATACTCTGAACAATCAAAAGGTTATGTGTTTTTGGGTGAGCACGAAAGTGGGAGCATAACTGAGTTTGAATCTCGAGATGTTACATTCTTGGAAAACGAGTTTCCAAAACAAGGGGATCTTGATAAAGATTGGTCTTTATTTGAGACTACAGAATTACCTCATTTGAGTGGGAGAAATTTGAGGAGTGAAGAAGAAGAATTTGTTTCTTTAGAAATAACTCCTCAACCTATTGAGAATGAAGATAATTTTGATCCGAGTGGGAGCAATATAGCAAACCAAGAACATGTTTTCGAAGAATATCAACCTGTTGCTACTGAGCATAATTCTGATCCAAGTGGGAGCAATTTGGTAAACCAAGAATCTGTTTCATTGGATAACCAACCACGACGAAGTAGTCATCAAAGTAAACCTCCACTTCGGTATGAGATCGAAGATGGTTATACTTTTATGGTTCAACTAGAAGAGGATGAACCAAGAAATATAAATGAAGCTCTCACTTGTCCTGCAAAGGATGAATGGTTCAAAGCAATGGAAGAAGAGATGGAGTCTATGAGATCCAACAACGTTTGGGAATTGGTTGATCTTCCAAAAGGAAGAAAAGCCATAGGAAGTAAGTGGATTCTCAAAATAAAGCATAAAGCTGATGGTagtattgaaagatacaaagctcgaCTAGTGGCAAAAGGCTACAATTAA